The Flavobacterium marginilacus genome window below encodes:
- a CDS encoding DUF2853 family protein — protein MSAKDVLIIKYAADLKEKCGINPDMDLLTKVTIGCGPSIYNPDSSVIAGTQQSEIVTVKKNFLIKKLGLPDTPALKAGIDAVLKQYGESNKNKYRAVVYYLLTLHFGRESAYS, from the coding sequence ATGAGCGCAAAAGATGTATTAATTATTAAGTACGCAGCAGACTTAAAAGAAAAATGCGGGATTAATCCAGATATGGATTTATTAACTAAAGTTACAATAGGCTGCGGTCCGTCTATATATAATCCTGATTCTTCTGTTATTGCTGGAACACAGCAATCAGAAATAGTCACTGTAAAGAAAAATTTTTTGATTAAAAAACTAGGCTTACCTGATACTCCAGCCCTTAAAGCAGGAATTGATGCTGTATTAAAGCAATATGGAGAGTCTAATAAAAATAAATATCGTGCAGTTGTTTACTATTTGTTAACTCTTCATTTTGGAAGGGAAAGTGCTTACAGTTAG
- a CDS encoding family 43 glycosylhydrolase codes for MNQSDTLKQEMKNIFLIIFFLGLPLMADAQLKNIKNDVFWDTQKGTPIYSQGGGIFRFPDPKTGEKKYYWYGVQYQEADIYRKNPSVTLKNATFESVTCYSSTDLVNWNVEGDVLTKAVTNPEGKGTWVGRLGVTFIKEMNKYAMFVQHGSEVLIALADSPTGNFSWHQKINMQPLIGTTNTGDQTVFTDDDGKSYLIYSYGKGRNKIYVSEIGVVDGKVNLLDCSKVFEGESREGNCMFKYKNKYYMAASNIYGWDSSFAYYLVSDNIRGPYTPANNMQIMKGSSEDYAHVTQTGFFYTIKGSKEETVLYCGDRWADFAGNGLGYNQWFPLSFDGAVPYFNSLSSWNLDEKTGEWAVASDNNFVMNGSFEADRNKIPSNFKPVQEQLLGWNTEIIKGNKISTTEASSPTLNYFNTEQDRKEVTGEKSLQISDNIDFSRKIKQIISSSPYVPLKDGLYTLTARVKNSNGFDELMMYAVSNKKTFNVKITKENNAWVTISISNVAIKNGSIEIGFLASAKADSFCMIDDITLVKNK; via the coding sequence ATGAATCAATCGGATACATTGAAACAGGAAATGAAGAATATATTTTTAATAATATTTTTTCTGGGTTTACCCTTAATGGCAGATGCACAATTAAAAAACATAAAAAATGATGTGTTTTGGGATACTCAAAAAGGAACGCCAATCTACAGTCAAGGAGGAGGAATCTTTCGTTTTCCCGACCCAAAAACAGGCGAAAAAAAATATTATTGGTACGGAGTTCAATACCAAGAAGCCGATATTTACCGCAAAAATCCTTCGGTTACATTAAAAAATGCCACATTTGAGTCGGTTACCTGTTATAGTTCTACTGATCTTGTGAATTGGAATGTTGAGGGAGATGTTTTGACAAAGGCAGTAACAAATCCTGAAGGAAAGGGAACTTGGGTAGGACGTCTTGGAGTTACATTTATTAAGGAAATGAATAAGTACGCTATGTTTGTACAGCATGGTTCAGAAGTACTTATTGCTTTGGCCGATTCACCGACAGGTAATTTTTCTTGGCATCAAAAAATTAATATGCAGCCTCTAATTGGTACTACAAATACGGGTGATCAAACCGTATTTACTGATGATGACGGTAAATCATATCTTATTTATTCGTATGGAAAGGGACGCAATAAAATTTATGTTTCTGAAATTGGAGTTGTCGACGGAAAAGTTAATCTTTTAGACTGCAGCAAAGTTTTTGAAGGAGAGAGTCGAGAAGGAAATTGTATGTTCAAATACAAAAATAAGTATTACATGGCTGCTTCTAATATTTATGGCTGGGATTCTTCGTTTGCTTATTATTTGGTTTCAGATAACATTCGGGGGCCTTATACACCAGCAAATAATATGCAGATTATGAAAGGTTCTTCAGAGGATTATGCGCATGTCACACAAACTGGCTTTTTTTACACGATAAAAGGGAGTAAAGAAGAAACTGTTTTATATTGTGGCGATCGCTGGGCAGATTTTGCAGGAAATGGTCTGGGTTACAACCAATGGTTCCCACTTTCGTTTGATGGTGCTGTGCCGTATTTCAATTCATTGAGCTCATGGAATCTTGACGAAAAAACGGGTGAATGGGCAGTGGCAAGCGATAATAATTTTGTAATGAATGGCAGTTTTGAAGCCGATCGGAATAAAATACCAAGTAATTTTAAACCAGTTCAAGAACAGCTTTTAGGATGGAATACAGAAATCATTAAAGGAAACAAAATAAGTACAACCGAGGCAAGTTCACCAACTTTAAATTATTTTAATACTGAACAGGACAGAAAAGAAGTAACAGGTGAAAAAAGTCTGCAGATAAGTGATAATATAGATTTTAGCAGAAAAATTAAGCAGATTATTTCTTCGTCTCCTTATGTTCCTTTAAAAGATGGTTTGTATACTTTGACTGCTAGAGTAAAAAACTCAAATGGTTTTGATGAATTGATGATGTATGCAGTAAGTAATAAAAAAACATTTAATGTCAAAATTACCAAAGAAAATAATGCTTGGGTAACCATCTCTATTTCAAATGTTGCCATAAAAAATGGAAGTATCGAAATCGGGTTTTTGGCTTCTGCCAAAGCAGATTCCTTTTGTATGATTGATGATATTACATTGGTTAAAAACAAATAA